ACTTCCGGCCATTGTGAACGGCAATCGTATGTCCCAGCATATCGGGGGTAATCGTCGAACGGCGTGACCAGGTCGGAATGACCTTTTTGTCGCCGCTCGCATTCATACCGTCAACCTTCTTTTGAAGATGGTCGTCAATGAATGGGCCTTTTTTGACCGAGCGTGGCATCTCTAAACGTCCTCCGGCCTACTTTTTCTTGCGACGCTGTACGATAAATTGCGTCGTGCGCTTATTGCGTCGAGTTTTGTAACCCTTGGTGGGCATGCCCCACGGGGATGTCGGATGGTTGCCACCCTTGGATCGGCCTTCGCCACCACCATGGGGGTGATCGACCGGGTTCATGGCGGTGCCGCGAACCTTTGAGCGCCGGCCCAGCCAGCGATTGCGTCCGGCCTTACCGATCTTGGTATTTTCGTGCTCGGTGTTCCCGACCTGACCTACCGTCGCGCGACAGTCGATCAGGACCCTCCGTTGCTCACCCGAGGGCAGCTTGACTTGAGCATAGCGGCCTTCCTTGGCCATCAACTGAGCGGAGCCACCAGCACTGCGAACCAACTGGCCACCCTTGCCCACCTTCAGCTCGATATTGTGAATAATCGTACCGAGAGGGATATCGGAAAGCTGCAGGCAGTTGCCCGGCTGGATATCGGCTTCGGGACCGGCCAAAACCGTATCACCGACCGACAAGCCCACCGGAGCCAGAATATAAGCCTGGGCACCGTCGGCATACTTCAACAGAGCGAGATTGGCGCTGCGGTTCGGATCGTAGTCGATCGAGGCGACGCGGGAGGGGATTCCAACCTTGTCCCGACGGAAATCGACCTCACGATAGAGACGCTTGTGACCACCACCGCGATGTCGCGTGGTAATGCGCCCGTTGCTGTTGCGGCCGCCGGTTTTGGCGTTCAGCCTTCCGGTCAGCGCACGTGGGGACTTCTCCTTGGAGAGTCCGGAAAGATCGCGAGAGGTCTGAAAACGACGTCCCGGCGAAGTAGGATTATAACGGCGGCCTTTACGCATGATTAGCCTCAGGCACCCTCAAAGAAGTCAATGCTATGGCCCTCGGAGAGGGTCACGTATGCCTTCTTCCAGGAAGGTTTACGGCCAACGTGGCGACCGACGCGCCGCGTTTTACCCAGCAGACGACTCGTTCGGACTTTCTCGACTTTGACCTCGAAAAATTCCTCGATTGCATGCTTGATCTCGACCTTGTTTGCTCCCGATGCGACCTTGAAGAGAAACTGGTTACCTTGCTCCCCAACCAGGGTTCCCTTCTCCGTGATCAGCGGAGCCAGAATAATTTCCGAATAATGCTTCATGCGTTCAACCGTTCCGCCAACGCCTGAACGGCGTCGGGCGTCAGAATCAAATTCTTGTGGCCGAGAACATCAAGGACGTTTACACCCTCGGGTCGAAGAACCTTGACTCTGGGGATGTTGCGGGCCGCGAGCTCGAGAGCTTCGTTAGGCTGATCACCGGAACCACTGACGATCAGCGTTGAACCCTCGAGTTCCAATTTGGACAGCATGGCGACAACGCTCTTGGTCTTGGCTTCCGGTAGCTCGATCGCATCCACAATTGTGAGTGCACCGTTGCGTTGGCGGTCGGAAAGAACAGCCTTGATCGCAACCTTCCGAGCCTTCGCCGGAAGAGAATAACCATAATTCCGAGGCTGGGGTCCAAAGACCACGGCGCCACCTTCCCAGAGAGGAGAACGGCTGGAGCCAGCGCGAGCGCGACCCGTACCCTTCTGCTTCCAGGGCTTGGCTCCGCCACCAGACACGAAATGGCGCGTTTTTGTCGCGTGCGTGCCGGCGCGTCGCTGCGCCTGCTGCATTTTCACGACTTCGTACACGAGGTGATCGCGAGGGCCTTCGGCAAAGATCTCGGGGAGGTCCATCTCACCCTTCGCTCCGCCGTCAATTGCCCGCAAGGGAGCTGTAACACTCATGACAACACCTCAAGCGGAGCTGCCGGTCGAATCACAACCAGACCGCCATTAGGTCCCGGGACCGAGCCCTTGACCAGCAGGACATTCTGTTCTCCGCGAATCTGCATCAGCTTGAGATTGCGAGTCGTGATCTTCTCGTTGCCATACTGACCCGGCATTTTCTTGCCTCGGAACACGCGTCCAGGGTAGGAAGCGTTGCCGATCGAGCCACCATGTCGGAAGAACTCGTGCGAACCGTGAGTGGCGCGAACTCCGTGGAAACCATGACGCTTCATCACACCCGTGAAGCCACGCCCCTTGCTGGTTCCGCTTACGTTCACCAAGTCACCATCAGCGAAGACATCACCGACCGAAACTGTGGCTCCCAACTCGAGATCGCCGGCACCCTGAAACTCCTGCAGGTGGCGGAAGGTTCCCTTGCCGGCTGCGTCTGCGTGTCCGATGCGGGCCTTGCTTTCACGCTTGGCCTTCGAAGACTCAAAGCCTAGCTGGACAGCATCATAGCCATCCCGACCGGCAGTCTTCTTCTGCACGACGACACAAGGACCTGCTTCGATCACTGTGACCGCAATCGCTTCGCCCGAAGGCGTAAGCAGCTGGGTCATACCGACCTTGCGACCCATCAGCCCCAGTCTCTTGCGAGCCGGTGCCGGGCCCATTTCGGCTACTGCTTCAGCCGATGCCATCGGCATACCCCCCTGCATATCGAGAATTCATTATGAAATTTATCGCTTTCTGCGAAATCCGCCCGACCTACTGAAGCCGGATCTCGACGTCGACACCTGCCGACAAATCGAGTTTGCCCAACGCATCGATCGTTTGCTGGGTAGGATCAAGGATGTCCAAGAGCCGCTTATGCGTTCGGATTTCGAAATGCTCTCTCGACTTTTTGTCGACGTGCGGAGAGCG
This window of the Candidatus Binatia bacterium genome carries:
- the rpsJ gene encoding 30S ribosomal protein S10; this encodes MNDRIRIRLKAYDYRLLDQSVREIVDTVRRTGGRLAGPVPLPTRIERYTVNRSPHVDKKSREHFEIRTHKRLLDILDPTQQTIDALGKLDLSAGVDVEIRLQ
- the rplB gene encoding 50S ribosomal protein L2; protein product: MRKGRRYNPTSPGRRFQTSRDLSGLSKEKSPRALTGRLNAKTGGRNSNGRITTRHRGGGHKRLYREVDFRRDKVGIPSRVASIDYDPNRSANLALLKYADGAQAYILAPVGLSVGDTVLAGPEADIQPGNCLQLSDIPLGTIIHNIELKVGKGGQLVRSAGGSAQLMAKEGRYAQVKLPSGEQRRVLIDCRATVGQVGNTEHENTKIGKAGRNRWLGRRSKVRGTAMNPVDHPHGGGEGRSKGGNHPTSPWGMPTKGYKTRRNKRTTQFIVQRRKKK
- the rplW gene encoding 50S ribosomal protein L23, which gives rise to MKHYSEIILAPLITEKGTLVGEQGNQFLFKVASGANKVEIKHAIEEFFEVKVEKVRTSRLLGKTRRVGRHVGRKPSWKKAYVTLSEGHSIDFFEGA
- the rplD gene encoding 50S ribosomal protein L4 gives rise to the protein MSVTAPLRAIDGGAKGEMDLPEIFAEGPRDHLVYEVVKMQQAQRRAGTHATKTRHFVSGGGAKPWKQKGTGRARAGSSRSPLWEGGAVVFGPQPRNYGYSLPAKARKVAIKAVLSDRQRNGALTIVDAIELPEAKTKSVVAMLSKLELEGSTLIVSGSGDQPNEALELAARNIPRVKVLRPEGVNVLDVLGHKNLILTPDAVQALAERLNA
- the rplC gene encoding 50S ribosomal protein L3, translated to MASAEAVAEMGPAPARKRLGLMGRKVGMTQLLTPSGEAIAVTVIEAGPCVVVQKKTAGRDGYDAVQLGFESSKAKRESKARIGHADAAGKGTFRHLQEFQGAGDLELGATVSVGDVFADGDLVNVSGTSKGRGFTGVMKRHGFHGVRATHGSHEFFRHGGSIGNASYPGRVFRGKKMPGQYGNEKITTRNLKLMQIRGEQNVLLVKGSVPGPNGGLVVIRPAAPLEVLS
- the rpsS gene encoding 30S ribosomal protein S19; this translates as MPRSVKKGPFIDDHLQKKVDGMNASGDKKVIPTWSRRSTITPDMLGHTIAVHNGRKFIPTFITENMVGHKLGEFAPTRTFHGHAGDRKSDAKTRR